A single window of Methylobacterium nodulans ORS 2060 DNA harbors:
- a CDS encoding LysR family transcriptional regulator, whose protein sequence is MTAPSWDHCRAALAVLEEGSLSAAARALGLTQPTIGRQIAALEETLGVVLFTRSQAGLTPTEAGLALRPYAEALRATASALERAVTAAGEGVAGTVRITASEVVGGEVLPPILARLHEAHPALTLELVLSDRVQDLLRRDADIAVRMTAPLQAALLARKVGSVRLGLHAHRRYLDRRGTPAAAADLPRHSLIGFDAETAFLRSMRIEGVDFDRALFAWRSDSALAQLAAIRAGFGIGVCQAALAARNPDLVPVLPEIRWDLPTWIVMHEDLRHLRRYRVAFDALAEGLTDYCARTP, encoded by the coding sequence ATGACCGCGCCGAGCTGGGACCATTGCCGCGCCGCGCTCGCCGTCCTGGAGGAAGGCTCCCTGTCGGCCGCGGCCCGGGCGCTCGGGCTGACGCAGCCGACCATCGGCCGGCAGATCGCGGCCCTCGAGGAGACGCTCGGCGTCGTGCTCTTCACCCGGTCGCAGGCGGGGCTGACGCCGACCGAGGCGGGCTTGGCCCTGCGGCCCTACGCGGAGGCGCTGCGGGCGACCGCCTCGGCCCTGGAGCGTGCGGTGACGGCGGCCGGGGAGGGCGTCGCCGGAACCGTGCGGATCACCGCCTCGGAAGTAGTGGGAGGGGAGGTGCTGCCGCCGATCCTGGCGCGCCTGCACGAGGCGCATCCTGCGCTGACGCTCGAACTCGTGCTCTCGGACCGCGTCCAGGATCTGCTGCGCCGCGACGCCGACATCGCCGTGCGGATGACGGCGCCTCTGCAGGCCGCGTTGCTGGCCCGGAAGGTCGGATCGGTGCGGCTCGGCCTCCACGCCCATCGCCGCTACCTCGACCGGCGCGGCACCCCCGCCGCAGCGGCCGACCTTCCCCGCCACAGCCTGATCGGCTTCGACGCGGAGACCGCCTTCCTCCGCAGCATGCGGATCGAGGGGGTGGACTTCGACCGGGCTCTCTTCGCATGGCGCAGCGACAGCGCGCTCGCCCAGCTCGCGGCGATCCGCGCCGGCTTCGGCATCGGCGTCTGCCAGGCGGCGCTCGCCGCCCGCAACCCGGACCTCGTCCCGGTCCTGCCGGAGATCCGCTGGGACCTGCCGACTTGGATCGTCATGCACGAGGACCTGCGCCACCTGCGGCGCTACCGGGTGGCCTTCGACGCTCTCGCCGAGGGCTTGACCGATTACTGCGCCCGCACGCCGTGA
- a CDS encoding formylmethanofuran dehydrogenase subunit C codes for MSVLTLRHAPPERLDLSGITPAALAGLSEAEAARLPVGTSRQGVALGDCFTIALDGAESLRIAGGSDRLDRVGAGLAQGSILVEGDVGQRLGAGMTGGTIRVSGSAGPFAGTAARGGTITIAGDAGPGAGGALHGAMGGLDGATLVIGGRAGDRLGDRMRAGLIVAGAAGDHAGSRMIAGTLVAGTIGDHPGYGMRRGTLLVERHGALLPTFVETGTQDLVFLRLLAKALEPLSPRFAALARARLSRRSGDLATLGKGELLTPLG; via the coding sequence ATGAGCGTCCTCACCCTCCGCCACGCACCGCCCGAGCGGCTCGACCTCTCGGGCATCACGCCGGCTGCGCTTGCGGGCCTGTCCGAGGCCGAGGCCGCGCGGCTTCCCGTCGGCACGAGCCGCCAGGGCGTCGCGCTCGGCGACTGCTTCACCATCGCCCTCGACGGCGCGGAGAGCTTGCGGATCGCGGGCGGCTCCGATCGGCTCGACCGGGTCGGGGCGGGCCTCGCGCAGGGCAGCATCCTGGTCGAGGGCGATGTCGGCCAGCGCCTCGGCGCCGGCATGACCGGCGGCACCATCCGGGTCTCCGGCTCGGCCGGCCCCTTCGCCGGCACGGCGGCCCGGGGCGGCACGATCACCATCGCGGGCGATGCCGGCCCGGGGGCCGGCGGGGCCCTGCACGGCGCCATGGGCGGGCTCGACGGCGCCACGCTGGTGATCGGCGGGCGGGCGGGCGACCGCCTCGGCGACCGTATGCGCGCGGGCCTGATCGTGGCGGGGGCGGCCGGCGACCATGCCGGGTCGCGGATGATCGCCGGCACCCTGGTCGCCGGCACGATCGGCGACCATCCGGGCTACGGCATGCGCCGCGGCACGCTGCTCGTGGAGCGCCACGGCGCCCTGCTGCCGACCTTCGTCGAGACGGGAACCCAGGATCTCGTCTTCCTGCGCCTCCTCGCCAAGGCCCTGGAGCCGCTCTCGCCGCGCTTCGCGGCGCTCGCCCGGGCGCGGCTGTCCCGGCGCTCCGGCGACCTCGCCACCCTCGGCAAGGGCGAGCTCCTGACGCCGCTGGGGTGA
- a CDS encoding formylmethanofuran dehydrogenase subunit A, whose protein sequence is MLTRIAGGRVVDPTAGRDAIGDVWIEDGRIVEAQDRAPDHTIDASGCVVMAGGVEVHSHIAGGNVVLSRLLLPELGIAESPGALNPHGSGSEIGALYARMGYTTAVEPAMPPVNALATQLELADIPLLDRGGLCVMGNDDHLLQLLRDGAGAEALRDLVALNLATTRALGVKVINAGGADAFKDGAVRFSLDDEVPAYGLTSRQILDGLLDAVEAIGVPHPLHVHCSNLGLPGADDSFVETLEAAQGRRIHFAHAQFYAYAAVDPQNPLGGGFTSAAARIADAMARHPNATLDVGQVVFGQTCTISLDILRQFAGRKGASPKKWIVNAGDAEGGGIVPFRYRDRGPTSSLQFAIGLELMLLSPDPERTILTTDHPNGGPFTAYPRILHLLMDKETRDRELANHPKVATERSSLHALTREYTFTEVAQLTRSGPAKLLGLADRGHLRPGARADVAVYRDQPDRTAMFAAAHRVLKDGVVIVEDGTVVAQRSGRTLSLAVEADAGMARRADAYLQGRFGAGLDSFSVPDEAFAERDAFEPVAVRG, encoded by the coding sequence ATGCCTCCGGCTGCGTGGTGATGGCGGGCGGCGTCGAGGTCCACTCGCACATCGCGGGCGGCAACGTGGTGCTCTCGCGCCTGCTGCTGCCCGAGCTGGGCATCGCCGAATCCCCCGGCGCGCTCAACCCGCACGGCTCGGGGTCCGAGATCGGCGCCCTCTATGCGCGGATGGGCTACACCACCGCCGTCGAGCCGGCGATGCCGCCGGTGAACGCCCTCGCCACCCAGCTCGAACTCGCCGACATCCCGCTCCTCGACCGGGGCGGGCTGTGCGTGATGGGCAATGACGACCACCTGCTGCAGCTCCTGCGCGACGGGGCCGGGGCTGAGGCTTTGCGCGACCTCGTCGCCCTCAACCTCGCCACTACGCGGGCGCTCGGCGTGAAGGTCATCAATGCGGGCGGCGCCGATGCCTTCAAGGACGGCGCGGTGCGCTTCTCCCTCGACGACGAGGTGCCCGCCTACGGCCTCACCTCCCGGCAGATCCTCGACGGGCTGCTCGACGCCGTCGAGGCGATCGGGGTGCCGCACCCGCTGCATGTCCATTGCAGCAATCTCGGCCTGCCGGGCGCCGACGACAGCTTCGTCGAGACGCTCGAGGCGGCGCAGGGCCGGCGTATCCACTTCGCGCATGCCCAGTTCTACGCCTACGCGGCCGTCGACCCGCAGAATCCGCTCGGCGGCGGCTTCACCTCGGCGGCGGCCCGGATCGCCGACGCGATGGCGCGCCACCCCAATGCCACCCTCGACGTGGGGCAGGTGGTGTTCGGGCAGACCTGCACCATCTCCCTCGACATCCTGCGCCAGTTCGCCGGCCGGAAAGGGGCGAGCCCCAAAAAGTGGATCGTGAATGCGGGCGACGCGGAGGGCGGCGGCATCGTCCCGTTCCGCTACCGCGACCGCGGCCCGACCTCCTCGCTGCAATTCGCCATCGGCCTCGAGCTGATGCTGCTCTCGCCCGACCCTGAGCGCACCATCCTGACCACCGACCACCCGAATGGCGGCCCCTTCACGGCCTATCCGCGCATCCTGCACCTGCTGATGGACAAGGAGACGCGCGACCGGGAACTCGCGAACCACCCGAAGGTCGCGACCGAACGTTCGAGCCTGCACGCGCTCACCCGCGAATACACCTTCACCGAGGTGGCGCAGCTCACCCGCTCCGGGCCCGCGAAGCTCTTGGGGCTTGCCGATCGCGGCCACCTGCGCCCCGGCGCGCGGGCGGATGTCGCGGTCTACCGCGATCAGCCGGACCGGACCGCCATGTTCGCCGCAGCCCACCGGGTGCTCAAGGACGGGGTCGTGATCGTGGAGGACGGAACCGTGGTGGCGCAGCGCTCCGGACGCACGCTCAGCCTCGCGGTCGAGGCGGATGCGGGCATGGCGCGGCGCGCCGACGCCTACCTGCAGGGCCGTTTCGGAGCCGGGCTCGACAGCTTCTCGGTGCCCGACGAGGCCTTCGCCGAGCGCGACGCCTTCGAGCCCGTGGCGGTGCGGGGCTGA
- the fhcD gene encoding formylmethanofuran--tetrahydromethanopterin N-formyltransferase, which produces MADLTLNGIRVEDTFAEAFDMAGTALVLTAETPEWAMIAATTMTGFATSVIGCGAEAGIDAVLGPEATPDGRPGVRVLVFGFDAGGLKTQLLKRVGQCVLTSPGSAAYAGIAWDDPNRGKAIKLGGAIQMFGDGFAVAKRFGGRRFWRTPVMDGEFLCEHSVPTIEGAVGGGNLLFLGRAFGDTLKVAEIAVAAARSVPDVILPFPGGIVRSGSKVGARTKGMMASTNDAYCPTLKGRAGSALPPEVNVVLEIVIDGLSAAAIARSMRAALHAATAAGGELGLVAVTAGNYGGNLGRHHFHLRDLLDGTAA; this is translated from the coding sequence ATGGCAGACCTCACTCTCAACGGCATCCGGGTCGAGGACACCTTCGCGGAAGCCTTCGACATGGCGGGCACGGCGCTCGTGCTCACCGCCGAGACGCCCGAATGGGCGATGATCGCCGCCACCACCATGACGGGCTTCGCCACCTCGGTGATCGGCTGCGGCGCCGAGGCCGGGATCGACGCGGTGCTCGGCCCCGAGGCGACGCCGGACGGGCGGCCCGGCGTGCGGGTGCTGGTGTTCGGCTTCGATGCGGGGGGCCTCAAGACGCAGCTCCTCAAGCGCGTCGGGCAATGCGTGCTCACCTCGCCGGGCAGCGCGGCCTATGCGGGCATCGCCTGGGACGATCCCAACCGGGGCAAGGCGATCAAGCTCGGCGGCGCGATCCAGATGTTCGGCGACGGTTTCGCGGTGGCCAAGCGCTTCGGCGGCCGGCGCTTCTGGCGCACGCCGGTGATGGACGGCGAGTTCCTGTGCGAGCATTCCGTCCCGACCATCGAGGGGGCGGTCGGCGGCGGCAACCTGCTGTTTCTCGGCCGCGCCTTCGGGGACACGCTCAAGGTCGCCGAGATCGCAGTCGCGGCGGCGCGCAGCGTGCCGGACGTGATCCTGCCCTTCCCGGGCGGGATCGTGCGCTCCGGCTCCAAGGTCGGGGCGCGCACCAAGGGCATGATGGCCTCCACCAACGACGCCTATTGCCCGACCCTCAAGGGCCGGGCCGGCTCGGCCCTGCCGCCCGAGGTCAATGTGGTGCTGGAGATCGTCATCGACGGGCTCTCGGCGGCGGCGATCGCGCGCTCCATGCGGGCGGCGCTCCACGCGGCGACCGCGGCTGGGGGCGAGCTCGGCCTCGTGGCGGTCACGGCCGGCAATTACGGCGGCAATCTCGGCCGCCACCATTTCCACCTCAGAGACCTGCTCGACGGGACGGCGGCATGA
- a CDS encoding sensor histidine kinase, which translates to MGSLRVRFGLLIGSAAALVMLAAGGLYWALTATERTLDSTLEAQVRLELIAELSGRLTEYGLAAVEAVGENPSRPERLANARDEVDRALNAVDEGLNRTIAQSDAIVDRTQYAARSRPLARLRAARVMLDRQVAQIQREPDTGKRTDAIRGALNAFGAVTGPPLTFLVEAERRGVETASAQARALALRLRIIALAVAVLAVAMLVLVHRTLTRPLLRRIEDIRAGATAIGRGELDTRLPVATHDELGLLVASFNRMAARLKRREGRVAAARAALEETVAQATAELRAANSRLEEIDRSRRRFFADVSHELRTPLTVILGECDLAARSPDTPESFRPVIATIRKRALRLHRRVGDMLRIARSESGQIELERRPVSLVSVLSEAVENCASEAKRRRIALDFHPSEADIEIQADPEWLRQVVEGLIDNALRHAAGATRVWVALRARRDGAEVTVADDGPGFPPDAETLFERFRRGGTSSPAQGFGIGLALARWVVERHDGTIRLGSGGPEERGARVTLVLPAEAREDAA; encoded by the coding sequence ATGGGGTCGTTGCGGGTACGGTTCGGGCTCCTGATCGGGAGCGCGGCGGCGCTGGTGATGCTGGCGGCCGGCGGGCTGTACTGGGCGCTCACCGCCACCGAGCGCACCCTCGACAGCACCCTGGAGGCGCAGGTGCGCCTCGAGCTGATCGCCGAGCTGTCCGGGCGCCTGACCGAGTACGGACTCGCCGCCGTCGAGGCGGTGGGCGAGAATCCGAGCCGGCCCGAGCGCCTGGCGAATGCCCGGGACGAGGTCGACCGGGCGCTCAATGCCGTCGACGAGGGCCTCAACCGCACCATCGCGCAGAGCGACGCGATCGTGGACCGCACGCAATACGCCGCCCGCTCCCGGCCGCTGGCCCGCCTGCGCGCCGCCCGCGTCATGCTCGACCGGCAAGTGGCGCAGATCCAGCGCGAGCCGGATACGGGCAAGCGCACGGATGCGATCCGCGGCGCGCTCAACGCCTTCGGGGCCGTCACCGGCCCGCCCCTCACCTTCCTGGTCGAGGCCGAGCGGCGGGGCGTGGAGACCGCCTCCGCCCAGGCGCGGGCGCTCGCCCTGCGCCTGCGGATCATCGCGCTCGCCGTGGCGGTCCTTGCGGTCGCGATGCTGGTGCTCGTCCACCGCACGCTCACCCGGCCGCTCCTGCGACGCATCGAGGATATCCGCGCGGGCGCTACCGCCATCGGCCGGGGCGAGCTCGACACGCGCCTGCCCGTCGCCACGCATGACGAACTCGGCCTCTTGGTGGCGAGCTTCAACCGCATGGCCGCGCGCCTCAAGCGCCGCGAGGGGCGCGTCGCCGCCGCCCGGGCGGCCCTTGAGGAGACCGTGGCGCAGGCGACGGCGGAGCTGCGCGCCGCCAACAGCCGGCTCGAGGAGATCGACCGCTCGCGGCGGCGCTTCTTCGCCGATGTCAGCCACGAGCTGCGCACGCCGCTCACCGTGATCCTCGGCGAGTGCGATCTCGCCGCCCGCTCCCCCGACACGCCCGAATCCTTCCGGCCGGTCATCGCCACCATCCGCAAGCGGGCCCTGCGCCTGCACCGCCGGGTCGGCGACATGCTGCGCATCGCCCGATCGGAATCCGGGCAGATCGAGCTGGAGCGGCGGCCGGTAAGCCTCGTCAGCGTCCTGTCCGAGGCGGTGGAGAACTGCGCCTCCGAGGCCAAGCGCCGCCGCATCGCCCTCGACTTCCACCCGAGCGAGGCGGATATCGAGATCCAGGCCGACCCGGAATGGCTGCGGCAGGTCGTCGAGGGGCTGATCGACAACGCCCTGCGCCACGCCGCCGGCGCCACCCGGGTCTGGGTGGCCTTGCGCGCGCGCCGCGACGGGGCCGAGGTGACGGTGGCGGATGACGGGCCGGGCTTCCCGCCGGATGCCGAGACCCTGTTCGAGCGCTTCCGCCGCGGCGGCACGTCCTCCCCGGCTCAAGGCTTCGGCATCGGATTGGCTCTGGCGCGCTGGGTCGTCGAACGCCATGATGGAACGATCCGCCTCGGTTCGGGCGGACCAGAGGAACGGGGCGCCCGGGTGACCCTGGTGCTGCCGGCCGAAGCCAGGGAGGACGCGGCGTGA
- a CDS encoding NAD-dependent epimerase/dehydratase family protein, translating into MDGMRTALVLGATGGIGGAVARRLQAEGWAVRALHRDPAAVRREGDGFAWVRGDARDTAAVTAAARGAALIVHAVNPPGYRDWDALVLPMLEASLAAAQASGARILLPGNVYNFGPDAGPHPDEDAPQNPLTRKGTIRVAMERRLEAAAETGVRSLIVRAGDFFGPGMTGNSWFSLFARRGRPVRSLWYPGPRGVGHQWAYLPDLAETMVRLAGREAALPAFARFHCGGHWDADGTQMAAAIARALGRPHLPVRRVPWGLARIAAPFVPFLREVQEMLYLWREPLRLDNRRLVALLGAEPHTPLDAAVAATLADLGCLPDGAAGPARGPMRRDDALARVTPEPLSRAGEGQG; encoded by the coding sequence ATGGACGGGATGAGGACGGCGCTGGTGCTCGGCGCGACGGGCGGGATCGGCGGCGCGGTGGCGCGCCGGCTGCAGGCGGAGGGCTGGGCGGTGCGGGCCCTGCACCGCGATCCCGCTGCGGTCCGGCGGGAGGGAGACGGTTTCGCATGGGTACGGGGCGATGCCCGCGATACCGCCGCGGTGACGGCGGCGGCGCGCGGCGCCGCGCTCATCGTCCATGCGGTCAACCCGCCCGGCTACCGCGACTGGGACGCCCTGGTGCTGCCGATGCTGGAGGCGAGCCTCGCGGCGGCGCAGGCCTCGGGCGCCCGGATCCTGCTGCCTGGCAACGTCTACAATTTCGGCCCGGATGCCGGCCCGCACCCGGACGAGGACGCACCCCAGAACCCGCTCACCCGGAAAGGCACGATCCGCGTCGCCATGGAGCGGCGCCTCGAAGCCGCCGCGGAGACGGGGGTGCGCAGCCTGATCGTCCGGGCCGGCGACTTCTTCGGCCCGGGCATGACCGGCAATTCCTGGTTCTCGCTCTTCGCGCGGCGGGGCCGTCCGGTTCGGAGCCTGTGGTATCCCGGCCCGCGCGGGGTGGGCCACCAATGGGCCTACCTGCCCGATCTTGCCGAGACGATGGTGCGCCTGGCCGGCCGGGAGGCTGCCCTGCCGGCCTTCGCCCGCTTCCATTGCGGCGGACATTGGGATGCGGATGGAACCCAGATGGCAGCGGCGATCGCCCGCGCACTCGGCCGGCCGCATCTTCCCGTGCGCCGCGTTCCCTGGGGCCTGGCGCGGATCGCCGCGCCGTTCGTGCCCTTCCTGCGCGAGGTGCAGGAGATGCTCTATCTCTGGCGCGAGCCGCTGCGGCTCGACAACAGGCGGCTGGTCGCTCTCCTGGGCGCCGAGCCGCACACGCCGCTCGACGCGGCGGTGGCGGCGACGCTCGCGGATCTCGGCTGCCTGCCGGACGGAGCGGCCGGTCCCGCGCGGGGGCCGATGCGGCGGGACGATGCTCTGGCGCGGGTAACGCCAGAACCCCTCTCCCGTGCGGGAGAGGGGCAGGGGTGA